A single genomic interval of Penaeus monodon isolate SGIC_2016 chromosome 30, NSTDA_Pmon_1, whole genome shotgun sequence harbors:
- the LOC119592679 gene encoding uncharacterized protein LOC119592679, giving the protein MTLRLTFHLSSGMNVLVVAVLWSIALAVAEEQGDPRVMALSSIAKRLTSDTRHEAASDTTTATRREEIFRNLSLSKAQVHPWPVPKGAWFRGGRLQRPEDLHRPRPSRKVPLAGDPSNDIKKGRQESEAEDFPSAADKSFFNSSGKVILVGPAEWDLDSTPASEEANYSLNATEETKEEHDRRQGSDGGGGPTQEILVDDSVIQEPVVLPVTEGKNRGGHDYGLPKELMPIHPGGGSKFEDLEREKLERAKMAQTKLEDDDTENGNSYDAEGLYSSASLPSVSTHLFEIIVCVRIAAYISHSIFLPANLDSVIFHISAM; this is encoded by the exons ATGACGTTGAGATTAACATTTCATCTCTCGTCCGGCATGAACGTCTTGGTG GTTGCAGTGTTGTGGTCGATAGCACTGGCAGTGGCGGAGGAACAGGGCGATCCACGTGTAATGGCGTTGTCCTCGATAGCCAAGAGGCTTACCAGTGACACGAGACACGAGGCAGCGTCGGACACAACCACAGCCACGCGTCGAGAGGAAATCTTTCGAAATCTGTCCTTGTCAAAG GCGCAGGTGCATCCTTGGCCGGTACCGAAGGGCGCCTGGTTTCGCGGAGGGCGTCTCCAGCGACCCGAAGACCTTCACCGGCCACGCCCTTCTCGGAAAGTACCCTTGGCAGGCGATCCGAGTAACGACATCAAAAAGGGTCGACAAGAATCCGAGGCTGAAGACTTTCCTTCCGCCGCAGACAAGTCCTTTTTTAACTCCAGCGGAAAGGTGATCCTTGTAGGCCCTGCGGAGTGGGATCTGGACTCCACTCCTGCTTCGGAGGAGGCTAACTACTCCCTCAACGCGacggaggagacgaaggaggaacaCGACCGTCGACAAGGTTCTGATGGCGGAGGCGGCCCCACACAGGAGATCCTTGTTGACGACAGCGTAATTCAGGAGCCGGTCGTTTTGCCCGTGACGGAGGGCAAGAACCGCGGAGGGCATGACTACGGCCTGCCCAAGGAGCTCATGCCCATCCATCCAGGGGGCGGGTCTAAGTTCGAGGATCTGGAGAGGGAGAAGCTGGAAAGAGCCAAGATGGCGCAGACAAAACTGGAAGACGAtgacacagaaaacgggaattcgTACGATGCGGAGGGACTATACAGTTCTGCGTCGTTGCCATCTGTCTCGACTCATCTATTTGAAATCATCGTCTGTGTGAGAATAGCTGCTTATATTTCACATTCCATATTTCTTCCAGCTAATCTAGACTCCGTAATCTTTCATATTTCAGCGATGTAA